One Huiozyma naganishii CBS 8797 chromosome 4, complete genome genomic region harbors:
- the DAL1 gene encoding allantoinase (similar to Saccharomyces cerevisiae DAL1 (YIR027C)): MPCKAIASNNVVIERQLESATIIFSTESSKIVEIIRGHVVGDINDPVLAQFDVIDYEIVSPKTILPGLVDSHVHLNEPGRTEWEGFATGTQAAICGGVTTVVDMPLNAIPPTTTVHNFMLKLRAARDQLWCDVAFWGGLVPSNLNDLIPLVKCGVRGFKGFLAPSGVEEFPMIEENYISKAMKILRDENTMMLFHAELDDGKKRTKHSDHCDYDTFLKSRPDSFETNAIALVVKCVEENITSKQSPLKTHIVHLATKDALPIIKCAQSKGLSLTAETCFHYLTLSAEQIPRKGTQFKCCPPIRSDSNRMALIEALKDGIISSVVSDHSPCTPNLKNMERGDFLSAWGGIASVGFNLPIMFTLGLDQGITLPEIVKWCCENTARQVGLHDRKGFIRVGYDADFAIFDQEAEQEVKNDKLRFKNKITPYSGSKLKGVVTKVILRGSTVFTLTSGYSKIPTGRTLLERRCV; this comes from the coding sequence ATGCCATGCAAAGCAATCGCGTCAAACAATGTTGTAATTGAAAGGCAACTTGAATCAGCCACGATCATATTTTCCACAGAATCGAGCAAAATCGTTGAAATTATAAGGGGCCATGTTGTCGGAGATATCAACGATCCAGTTTTAGCTCAATTTGATGTGATCGATTACGAGATTGTATCGCCGAAGACAATCTTACCAGGATTGGTAGATTCACATGTACATCTGAATGAACCAGGAAGAACGGAATGGGAAGGGTTTGCAACAGGTACCCAAGCTGCAATTTGTGGTGGTGTCACAACGGTTGTAGACATGCCGCTAAATGCGATACCCCCAACCACAACTGTGCACAACTTTATGCTGAAACTGAGAGCAGCGAGGGACCAATTATGGTGCGATGTTGCGTTTTGGGGAGGGTTGGTACCGAGCAACCTAAATGATTTAATACCCTTGGTTAAGTGTGGTGTGCGAGGGTTTAAAGGGTTTCTAGCACCTTCTGGTGTGGAAGAATTCCCAATGATTGAGGAAAATTATATTTCTAAAGCGATGAAAATACTAAGAGATGAAAATACGATGATGTTGTTTCACGCTGAGCTCGATGACGGAAAGAAGCGCACGAAACACTCTGATCATTGTGATTACGACACTTTCCTCAAATCTCGGCCCGATAGCTTTGAGACAAATGCCATTGCCCTTGTGGTAAAATGTGTAGAGGAAAACATTACCAGCAAGCAATCGCCGTTGAAAACCCATATTGTCCATCTGGCTACCAAAGACGCACTACCTATAATAAAATGTGCTCAGTCGAAAGGTTTATCCTTGACAGCAGAAACCTGCTTTCATTACTTAACCCTTTCTGCTGAACAGATTCCGCGGAAGGGGACTCAGTTCAAATGTTGCCCCCCAATCAGATCTGATTCCAACAGGATGGCTCTCATAGAAGCTCTTAAAGACGGCATAATTTCTTCGGTAGTAAGTGATCACTCTCCATGTACACccaatttgaaaaacaTGGAACGGGGTGACTTTTTAAGCGCATGGGGTGGGATCGCCTCGGTCGGATTCAATCTTCCAATAATGTTTACCCTTGGCTTGGATCAAGGAATTACTTTGCCAGAGATTGTAAAGTGGTGTTGCGAGAATACAGCGAGACAAGTTGGACTGCATGATCGGAAGGGGTTTATCAGAGTAGGGTATGATGCGGACTTCGCTATCTTTGATCAAGAGGCAGAACAAGAAGTGAAGAATGATAAATTGAggttcaaaaataaaataacaCCTTATAGTGGATCAAAACTAAAAGGTGTGGTGACAAAAGTTATACTCCGTGGCAGTACTGTTTTTACCCTTACTTCTGGGTATTCCAAAATCCCAACGGGGAGGACTCTTCTAGAACGTAGATGTGTGTAA
- the KNAG0D03070 gene encoding alpha-mannosyltransferase, with amino-acid sequence MVVIVGGRRNALRVLFFVSAALVLVTLVRVHSDARSRNNNKVKHKFKLAPVDPASPDATYNYASQSSKPAAIYKAVPKPETRAEIKDKYKRPLFPNSPFTYVMDIYHKAAAELKDKKQGISLFKGKANDKSKIFNWWETGDLDRVEKCKILLDALYHEDPEWSNQVFLTGFKNDGDTFKYSALGTERFRIYDYCFLSGGLDIGDVLKGSKKYDALDFQHRMFPYLKVPKLGEVLLPKITDLSTMAELSFITSDFDSKRHNENFWKSWREMSDGKGIITTFNPKAHGDYFLRQLKILQYQKNTLPIQILVRDGDFSDSFVRKLADAARRTNQKIYLVNYTAILDKSNMGEFKSYINKLAANLFNTFEEFILLDADAVPYFPLESYLELPDYQKTGMYMFRDRILDHRIDDACTTTLEHLEPSMEEAVLLGTSIMYTVSSNVVPTTPEEKVYVGMVREHIRENVETGLVVVDKKNKLPGLLMALALNLSKKLNACMYGEKEFYWLGPYFSGMSYSIEAKGAALTGFPEKMYDGFQYVNTKLCDFHIAHVRGKELSWINGGLREFKPGSGGQDEGYENKPWRMNGLLIPDEKLNEWVQTKAGFGLTYCATAIEVGSDQSPSGEVIWFDEKTYNKINDISKLWNEDGDLTFEDK; translated from the coding sequence ATGGTGGTGATAGTCGGAGGCAGGAGAAATGCGCTGCGAGTGCTATTTTTCGTCTCGGCGGCCCTGGTGCTCGTGACGCTCGTGAGAGTTCACAGCGACGCCAGGAGCAGGAATAACAATAAAGTGAAACACAAGTTCAAACTCGCGCCCGTGGACCCGGCGTCACCGGATGCGACCTACAATTATGCGTCGCAGTCGAGCAAACCAGCGGCCATCTATAAAGCTGTTCCGAAACCAGAGACGAGAGCCGAGATAAAGGATAAATACAAGAGACCGCTGTTCCCGAACTCACCGTTCACATATGTGATGGACATCTACCACAAGGCTGCTGCAGAACTCAAAGACAAGAAGCAGGGGATTAGTCTCTTTAAGGGGAAGGCAAACGACAAGTCCAAGATTTTCAACTGGTGGGAGACCGGGGACTTGGACAGAGTGGAAAAGTGTAAAATCTTGTTGGACGCTCTGTACCATGAAGATCCGGAATGGAGCAACCAGGTCTTCCTTACAGGGTTCAAGAACGACGGGGATACCTTCAAATACAGCGCTCTCGGGACAGAGAGATTCAGAATCTACGACTACTGTTTCCTGTCCGGTGGGCTGGACATCGGCGACGTCCTTAAGGGATCCAAGAAGTATGACGCCCTCGATTTCCAACACAGAATGTTCCCCTACTTGAAGGTCCCAAAGCTGGGTGAAGTGCTGCTACCAAAGATTACAGATTTGTCCACAATGGCAGAATTATCGTTCATAACCAGCGATTTCGACTCTAAGAGACACAACGAGAATTTCTGGAAAAGCTGGAGGGAAATGTCAGATGGGAAAGGTATTATCACCACTTTCAATCCTAAGGCGCACGGCGACTACTTCCTCAGACAATTGAAGATCCTACAGTACCAAAAGAACACGCTGCCCATCCAGATCCTGGTCAGGGACGGTGACTTCTCAGACAGTTTTGTGAGGAAACTCGCCGACGCggcaagaagaaccaaCCAGAAAATATACTTGGTGAACTACACTGCAATTCTCGACAAATCAAACATGGGTGAATTCAAAAGTTACATCAACAAACTGGCAGCAAACTTGTTTAACACATTCGAGGAGTTCATCCTTCTCGACGCAGATGCAGTTCCTTACTTCCCGCTCGAATCGTACTTGGAGCTCCCAGACTACCAGAAAACAGGGATGTACATGTTTAGAGACAGAATACTCGACCACAGAATCGACGACGCGTGCACCACCACTCTGGAGCACCTGGAACCATCAATGGAGGAGGCCGTGCTTTTGGGCACTTCGATCATGTACACGGTATCTTCCAACGTGGTGCCCACAACCCCCGAGGAGAAAGTATACGTCGGAATGGTTAGAGAGCATATCAGAGAGAATGTGGAGACTGGGTTGGTCGTTGTggataaaaaaaataaactaCCAGGTTTGCTCATGGCCCTTGCCCTAAATTTGAGTAAGAAATTAAACGCTTGCATGTACGGTGAAAAGGAATTCTACTGGCTTGGACCTTACTTTAGTGGCATGTCGTACTCTATAGAGGCAAAGGGCGCCGCTTTAACTGGGTTCCCAGAAAAGATGTACGACGGCTTTCAGTACGTGAACACGAAGCTGTGCGATTTCCACATTGCACACGTCCGTGGGAAGGAATTGTCCTGGATAAACGGTGGGCTGAGAGAATTCAAACCTGGCAGCGGTGGGCAGGATGAAGGTTACGAAAACAAGCCTTGGAGAATGAACGGGCTTTTGATCCCAGACGAAAAATTGAACGAATGGGTCCAAACAAAGGCAGGCTTTGGTCTCACTTACTGTGCAACCGCTATTGAGGTGGGTTCTGATCAGAGTCCCTCAGGTGAAGTCATATGGTTTGACGAGAAAACCTATAATAAGATTAACGATATATCTAAACTGTGGAATGAGGATGGTGACctcacttttgaagataaaTAA